TCATTGCATGTTATTAAACATACAATAACCCCTATTCAATTATATCTATAGCTATAATTAAGACAAGATTATTATGAAATTGAAATCAACTCCATAGAACCCTACCTAACAAAAACGGTTTCTCTTTTCTTTATCTCTTAATTACAGAACTTAGAGACTTAGATGAGGATTAATAAAAATATTTTGACTTGGAATTAGGACTGAGAAGTCCTTTTGAATAGTGTTTTTCTTTTTCATAATTATTTTTTTATAGCAATTACTCAAAGCTAACAAATGTTAATTAACAATGCAACTTTCAAACCATCAAAAACATTAATCACTATATATCAAATACTTACGACATACCATTAAAATAACATTAAAAATATTACGTTCTTTTTGTAACAAAAAACAAGATAAGCTCGTATTTAGAAAGACACATTAAAGTTTAACAAGTAAAATTCAATGAGACAACTTAAAATCACCAAGCAGGTTACGAATCGTGAAACGGCTTCTTTAGATAAATACTTACAAGAAATTGGAAAAGTAGACTTAATTACTGCCGACATGGAGGTAGAATTAGCACAAAGAATTAAAGCCGGAGACCAAGCTGCTTTAGAGCGTTTAACAAAAGCTAACTTACGTTTCGTAGTATCTGTTGCAAAACAATACCAAAATCAAGGATTAACCTTACCTGATTTAATTAATGAAGGAAACTTGGGATTAATTAAGGCAGCAAAACGTTTTGATGAAACTCGTGGTTTTAAATTTATCTCTTATGCTGTATGGTGGATTCGTCAATCTATTTTACAAGCATTGGCAGAACAATCTCGTATTGTACGTTTACCATTAAACAAAATTGGTTCTATTAATAAAATCAATAAAATGTACGCTTTCTTAGAGCAAGAAAACGAACGTCCACCATCTGCAGAAGAAATTGCTAAGAAATTGGACATGACTGTGAATGATGTAAAAGAGTCTATGAAAAACTCTGGTCGTCACGTATCTATGGATGCTCCATTAATTGAAGGTGAAGATTCTAACTTATACGATGTATTAAACTCTGGAGAATCTCCAAACCCAGATAGAACGTTATTACATGAATCTTTAAAAGTAGAGATAGAACGTGCTTTAGAAACTTTAACTCCTAGAGAAGCAGACGTTGTTCGTTTGTACTTTGGATTGGGTGAACACCAACCTATGACTTTAGAAGAAATTGGAGAAACTTTTGATTTAACTCGTGAACGTGTTCGTCAAATTAAAGAAAAAGCAATTCGTAGATTAAAGCATACTTCTAGAAGTAAAATTTTAATGACTTACTTAGGTTAGTCTTTCATACTATACAAAAACAAAGATGAGTAAATTAGTAGCTCCATCGGTATTAGCAGCCGATTTTGCAAACATCCAAAGAGATGTAGAAATGATTAACAGTAGTGATGCCGATTGGTTTCATATTGATATAATGGATGGTGTTTTTGTTCCAAATATTTCTTTTGGAATGCCAGTGATGCAGGCTATAAAAAAGCATGCTACCAAACCTTTAGACGTGCATTTAATGATTGTGAATCCAGATCAATACATTAAAACATTTAAAGAAATTGGTGCAGATATTTTAACTGTACATTACGAAGCGTGTACACATTTACACAGAACTATCCAATCGATTAAGGCTGAAGGAATGCAAGCTGGTGTGGCATTAAATCCGCATACTCCTATCTCTGTTTTAGAGGATATCATTCAAGATTTAGACTTAGTGTGTATTATGAGTGTAAACCCTGGTTTTGGAGGACAATCTTTTATTGAGAACACTTATACTAAAGTGCAACAATTAAAGAATTTAATTACGTTTAAAGGTTGTGATACTAAAATTGAAATTGACGGTGGTGTAACTAGTAAAAATGCAAATAACTTGATAGAAGTTGGTGCAGATGTATTGGTGGCTGGTAGTTTTGTTTTTGGAGCAGAAGACCCAATACAAACAGTTAAAGAATTAAAAGAATTGATTAACTAATCATTCCTCTTAATACATTTAAAAAAGCTCCTTTTAATAAGGAGCTTTTTTTATTTCATCAAATGTTAACATTGTGGCTCTTAATAAACTTTCTTTCTATCAAAAGGATTTATATATTTACTATACACAACAAATTTAAGAAAGATGAAATTTTTTATAGACACCGCAAACTTAAGTCAAATTGAAGAGGCTCAAGCCTTAGGAGTTTTAGATGGTGTAACCACCAACCCATCTTTAATGGCCAAAGAAGGAATTAGAGGAGAAGCAAACATTATTAATCATTATAAAACAATTTGTGAAATTGTAGATGGTGATGTAAGCGCCGAAGTAATTTCTACCGATTTTGACGGAATGGTTAAAGAAGGAGAAGCTTTAGCTGCATTACACCCACAAATTGTGGTTAAATTACCTATGATTAAAGATGGTATTAAGGCCTGTAGATACTTTAGTGCCAAAGGAATTAAAACCAATCTTACTTTGGTGTTTTCTGTTGGACAAGCATTATTAGCAGCCAAAGCTGGAGCAACTTATGTATCTCCATTTATTGGTCGTTTGGATGATATTTCTACTGATGGTTTACACTTGATTAGTGAAATTAGAGAAGTTTATGATAACTATGATTTTGAAACTGAAATTTTAGCAGCTTCTGTAAGACACACTATGCATATTGTAGATTGTGCTAAAATTGGTGCCGATGTTATGACAGGGCCATTATCTGCCATTGAAGGTTTGTTAAAACATCCTTTAACAGACAGCGGACTAGCTAAATTTTTAGAAGACGCTAAAAGCTTGTAAAATAAACTCCATAAAAAAAGCGACTCTAAATTGAGTCGCTTTTTTTATGCTATTTCTAAGCTTACTTTATATCCTTCATAAGATCTAACATTAAAAACTTTACCATCTTCAAAAATTAAATATTGACCTTTTACACCTTTTAAAACTCCTTCATAAAAATTCTCTTTGTCTAAATTTAGACTTCCAACTTTTAGAGGATAATTTTCTACAGGATAATTCAGTTCTAAAACATCATCTTCTTGCACATAATACTGTTGTGTTTCTTCGGGTAAAAATTGTCTTAATTCGTGTTTTACTTTAATTAAATCCTCATCGGCTACATTGTTTTTTAACATTTTTTGCCAACTGGTTTTATCACTTACATGATCTTTTAAAGCAACTTCTGTAATTCCAGCTAAATATCTATTTGGCACTTCAACAAAAGGAATGGCTTTATTTGCTCCTTGATCTATCCAACGTGTTGGGATTTGAGTTTTTCTAGTTACTCCAACTTTTACATTGCTAGATAATGCTAAATACACAATATGAGGTTGTAACTGAGCTTTCTCTTCGTAAGCCAAATTTCTGTCTTCTATTCCTAAATGAGCTTTACTCAACTCTGGTTTCATCACCCAATCGGCAACACTAGGTTGTTCGTAAAAACACTCATAACAATGCCCTTGTCTAAAAATCTTTTTCTCCTTTCCACAACTTAAACATTCATACCCTTCAAAAGTAATGGAGATGGATTTATTCATTAATTGATTTAAATTCAATACATGACTATCAGTAGACAAATAATATTGAACTTGATCCTTATTTTCTGTGGTCATTTTAGTTAATACACCGTGGAATTTCATGGAAAAAAGTTATTTTAGTTGTTCAAAGATATTCATTTTTAATCGCATTAGGTACTTTTAAGTCTATGACATTCCCAATACTAAACTCAATTATTTCATGGTTTCTTAAAAAAAGAAAACATCAAGTAGAGCTTTTTTTAAAATACCCTGTAGAAGTTCAGAATGAACAATTACTTAAATTATTAGATTCCGCAGCTAAAACTAGTTATGGTAAAAAATACCATTTTAAAAATATAAACACTTATCAAGATTTTCAAAACCAAGTTCCATTAATGAATTACGAGGCGTTAAGTCCTTATATAGAGGAACAACGCAATACTGGCGAGAGTATTCTTTGGGATAATAAAATTAAATGGTACGCAAAATCAAGCGGAACCACCAATGCAAAAAGTAAGTTTATTCCTGTAAGTGAAGATGCCATTAAACAATGTCATTTTAAAGGAGGAAAAGACATGCTTACTTTATTTTATAATAATAATGAAGATGCTAAACTTTTTACTGGTAAAAACTTACGTTTAGGAGGAAGTAGCGCTGTATACGAAAACAATGAAAGTTACTTTGGAGATTTATCTGCCATTATTATAGAAAATCTTCCGTTATGGGCTGATATGAGTAGCGCTCCTAAACAAGAAGTTGCTCTAATGAGTGAATGGGAAGCAAAAATGGATGCTATTATTGAAGAAACTATTGATGAAAATATTACCAGTTTGGCTGGAGTTCCATCGTGGATGTTAGTTTTGCTAGAAAGGGTTTTAAAACACACTGGAAAAGATAATATTTTAGAAGTTTGGCCTAATTTAGAAGTCTATTTTCACGGAGGAGTAAACTTTTCACCATACAAAGAGCAGTACAAAAAATTAATTCCATCCGATACTTTTAAATACTATGAAACCTATAATGCATCCGAAGGTTTTTTTGCTATTCAAGATCAAAACGATAGTGATGAGTTGTTATTGATGTTAGATTACGGTATTTTTTATGAGTTTATCCCTATGGATGAATACAAGAGCACAAACTCTAAAGCAATTCCTTTATCAGAAGTAGAAATCAACAAAAATTATGCGCTTGTTATTACCACTAATGCTGGTTTATGGAGATACATTATTGGAGACACTATTAAATTTACTTCTACTTTTCCACACAGAATAAAAATAACAGGAAGAACCAAACATTTTATCAATGCTTTTGGCGAAGAACTAATTATTGAAAATGCTGAACAGGCTTTAAAAACAGCTTGTAAAGAAACCAATTCTACCATTAAAGAATATACTGTAGCGCCTGTTTTTATGGATATTAAGACAAAAGGATGTCATGAATGGTTAATTGAGTTTGATGAATTACCAAATTCTCTAGAAAACTTTAAAAATGCATTAGACAAGGCTTTAAAACAAATTAATTCTGATTACGAAGCAAAAAGATATAAAGACATGACTTTAACAAGTCCTGTAATTAGTATTGCAGAAAAGAATTTATTTCACAATTGGTTAAAAAGTAAAAACAAGCTAGGAGGACAACACAAAGTGCCTAGACTTTATAACGACCGAAGTTTTATAGATGAAATTAAATGTTTTTCGCAAAAAGAAAGTATTAATTCTCAAGCGTAACATCTTTTAAAATAGGCTCTATAGTTTCTTTGGGAATATCTTTAATTCTCATAAAAATTAATGCATCAATAGCGTCGTTAAAATCGTTATCAACATTATAAGCTACAAACTTTGAATTTTGTTTGATGTATTGTTTTATCAATACTGGCAAACGCAATTTATCGCCTTCAACCTCTTTAATTATATTGTCTAATTTTCTTACATCGCCATTAATAAAGTTGTTCATATACTCTATTTCATTTGGAGTTAGATCAACCTTAAAAGGATTTTTAGAACTAATAAAAGGCGATACCTCTTCGTTTTTATAATAAGTATCTAAAAAACTCATCATTACTGATTTTGAATAACTAGTAAACAAATTACTAATGGTAGCTCCACCCATTAAATATTCGTATTGAGGGTATTTAACTGTAACCGCTGCAATTCCTCTCCACAACAAAAATAAAGGCATTGGTTTTTGCTGATATTCTGGCACAATAAACGCCCTACCCATTTCAATAGTTTTAGGAAGTTTTTCGTCCATTTCTGAAGTAAACCTAAAAAAAGTAGAAACATAAAAACTTTTAAATCCATTGCGTTTAAAAATCTCTTCTCCCAATCCCATACGATAAGCTCCTACAAATCGTTGATCTGTTTTATTCCATAAAATTAAATGATGGTAATAATCATCATACTTATCTAGATCGCATTTTTTATTAGTTCCTTCACCAATCAATCTAAAGGTCATTTCTCTTAACCTACCAATTTCTTCCATCAAGTTTGGAATTTCATCAGACTTTGTTAAAAAAACCTCATATTCGTTTGAAATAAACAATCTCTTTTTATGATCTCTAATTGCATCTATTTCTTTACAAATATCATCGTGATTCTTAGGTAAAGCAATTTCCTTTGCCTTTTTTATTAAGCGATTTCTGTATTCAGAAATTTGTTTTCTCTTTCTTAAAAAGGATTTAGAAAGTAAATAAGTTTTTCCCCTTAAAAAACTATTTAAAGTGGCAATATCATCTATTTC
Above is a genomic segment from Wenyingzhuangia fucanilytica containing:
- a CDS encoding sigma-70 family RNA polymerase sigma factor, with amino-acid sequence MRQLKITKQVTNRETASLDKYLQEIGKVDLITADMEVELAQRIKAGDQAALERLTKANLRFVVSVAKQYQNQGLTLPDLINEGNLGLIKAAKRFDETRGFKFISYAVWWIRQSILQALAEQSRIVRLPLNKIGSINKINKMYAFLEQENERPPSAEEIAKKLDMTVNDVKESMKNSGRHVSMDAPLIEGEDSNLYDVLNSGESPNPDRTLLHESLKVEIERALETLTPREADVVRLYFGLGEHQPMTLEEIGETFDLTRERVRQIKEKAIRRLKHTSRSKILMTYLG
- a CDS encoding DUF2797 domain-containing protein yields the protein MKFHGVLTKMTTENKDQVQYYLSTDSHVLNLNQLMNKSISITFEGYECLSCGKEKKIFRQGHCYECFYEQPSVADWVMKPELSKAHLGIEDRNLAYEEKAQLQPHIVYLALSSNVKVGVTRKTQIPTRWIDQGANKAIPFVEVPNRYLAGITEVALKDHVSDKTSWQKMLKNNVADEDLIKVKHELRQFLPEETQQYYVQEDDVLELNYPVENYPLKVGSLNLDKENFYEGVLKGVKGQYLIFEDGKVFNVRSYEGYKVSLEIA
- a CDS encoding GNAT family N-acyltransferase, which produces MPLVSSRDFSSLLKLNKVPVIGNWVGRFFLFATRLNKANKVYDKHKHKEGIPFLDGLLNEYGITYHISESDLAKIPKEGAFVTISNHPLGGIDGILLLRILLESRADYKIIANFLLHKINPLKPFVLPVNPFEDRKDDISSVKGLIAALKHLKEGNPLGVFPAGEVSTIKERNIYVDNKWEEGAIKLIKKANVPVVPIYFHAKNSTWFYRLAKISGTLRTLKLPSELNNKSKQVIHIKIGTPIKEKEIAEIDDIATLNSFLRGKTYLLSKSFLRKRKQISEYRNRLIKKAKEIALPKNHDDICKEIDAIRDHKKRLFISNEYEVFLTKSDEIPNLMEEIGRLREMTFRLIGEGTNKKCDLDKYDDYYHHLILWNKTDQRFVGAYRMGLGEEIFKRNGFKSFYVSTFFRFTSEMDEKLPKTIEMGRAFIVPEYQQKPMPLFLLWRGIAAVTVKYPQYEYLMGGATISNLFTSYSKSVMMSFLDTYYKNEEVSPFISSKNPFKVDLTPNEIEYMNNFINGDVRKLDNIIKEVEGDKLRLPVLIKQYIKQNSKFVAYNVDNDFNDAIDALIFMRIKDIPKETIEPILKDVTLEN
- a CDS encoding GH3 auxin-responsive promoter family protein, which gives rise to MTFPILNSIISWFLKKRKHQVELFLKYPVEVQNEQLLKLLDSAAKTSYGKKYHFKNINTYQDFQNQVPLMNYEALSPYIEEQRNTGESILWDNKIKWYAKSSGTTNAKSKFIPVSEDAIKQCHFKGGKDMLTLFYNNNEDAKLFTGKNLRLGGSSAVYENNESYFGDLSAIIIENLPLWADMSSAPKQEVALMSEWEAKMDAIIEETIDENITSLAGVPSWMLVLLERVLKHTGKDNILEVWPNLEVYFHGGVNFSPYKEQYKKLIPSDTFKYYETYNASEGFFAIQDQNDSDELLLMLDYGIFYEFIPMDEYKSTNSKAIPLSEVEINKNYALVITTNAGLWRYIIGDTIKFTSTFPHRIKITGRTKHFINAFGEELIIENAEQALKTACKETNSTIKEYTVAPVFMDIKTKGCHEWLIEFDELPNSLENFKNALDKALKQINSDYEAKRYKDMTLTSPVISIAEKNLFHNWLKSKNKLGGQHKVPRLYNDRSFIDEIKCFSQKESINSQA
- the rpe gene encoding ribulose-phosphate 3-epimerase, coding for MSKLVAPSVLAADFANIQRDVEMINSSDADWFHIDIMDGVFVPNISFGMPVMQAIKKHATKPLDVHLMIVNPDQYIKTFKEIGADILTVHYEACTHLHRTIQSIKAEGMQAGVALNPHTPISVLEDIIQDLDLVCIMSVNPGFGGQSFIENTYTKVQQLKNLITFKGCDTKIEIDGGVTSKNANNLIEVGADVLVAGSFVFGAEDPIQTVKELKELIN
- the fsa gene encoding fructose-6-phosphate aldolase, whose translation is MKFFIDTANLSQIEEAQALGVLDGVTTNPSLMAKEGIRGEANIINHYKTICEIVDGDVSAEVISTDFDGMVKEGEALAALHPQIVVKLPMIKDGIKACRYFSAKGIKTNLTLVFSVGQALLAAKAGATYVSPFIGRLDDISTDGLHLISEIREVYDNYDFETEILAASVRHTMHIVDCAKIGADVMTGPLSAIEGLLKHPLTDSGLAKFLEDAKSL